A window of the Arenibacter algicola genome harbors these coding sequences:
- the rplK gene encoding 50S ribosomal protein L11, producing MAKEVSKVVKLQVRGGAANPSPPVGPALGAAGVNIMEFCKQFNARTQDKPGKVLPVAITVYKDKSFDFVVKTPPAAVQLMEAAKIKKGSGEPNRNKVASVSWDQIKLIAEDKMVDLNAFTVESAMSMVAGTARSMGLKVAGNRPF from the coding sequence ATGGCAAAAGAAGTAAGTAAAGTAGTTAAACTACAAGTTAGGGGAGGTGCAGCGAATCCGTCGCCACCGGTTGGACCCGCTTTAGGTGCTGCCGGGGTCAACATTATGGAGTTCTGCAAGCAATTCAATGCTCGTACGCAGGATAAGCCAGGCAAAGTATTGCCAGTTGCGATCACGGTTTATAAAGACAAGTCGTTCGACTTCGTTGTAAAGACACCGCCGGCGGCAGTTCAATTAATGGAAGCGGCTAAGATTAAAAAAGGATCTGGCGAGCCTAACAGAAACAAGGTTGCAAGTGTATCTTGGGACCAGATCAAGTTGATCGCTGAAGACAAAATGGTAGATCTTAATGCCTTTACGGTAGAATCGGCAATGAGTATGGTTGCAGGTACAGCAAGATCTATGGGTTTAAAAGTTGCAGGCAACAGACCTTTTTAA
- the rplA gene encoding 50S ribosomal protein L1 — translation MAKLTKKQKEAHSKIDKNKLYSVEEASALVKEITNTKFDASVELAVRLGVDPRKANQMVRGVVTLPHGTGKDVKVLALVTPDKEAEAKEAGADFVGLDEYLDKIKNGWTDVDVIITMPSVMGKLGPLGRVLGPRGLMPNPKTGTVTMDVAKAVAEVKAGKIDFKVDKTGIVHAAIGKVSFSADKIADNANELLDTLVKLKPTAAKGVYVKTIYMSSTMSPSVALDPKAV, via the coding sequence ATGGCAAAATTAACAAAGAAGCAAAAGGAAGCCCACAGCAAAATAGATAAGAATAAACTCTATTCTGTTGAAGAGGCATCTGCTTTAGTAAAAGAAATAACCAATACAAAATTCGATGCATCTGTTGAATTGGCGGTACGTTTGGGCGTTGACCCAAGAAAAGCCAATCAAATGGTTCGTGGTGTAGTTACACTTCCACACGGTACCGGTAAAGATGTTAAGGTTTTGGCTTTGGTAACACCGGACAAAGAAGCTGAGGCTAAAGAAGCTGGAGCTGATTTCGTAGGATTGGACGAATATTTGGATAAAATTAAAAACGGTTGGACCGATGTTGATGTAATTATCACAATGCCAAGTGTTATGGGTAAGTTAGGTCCTTTAGGTAGGGTCTTGGGACCAAGAGGTCTTATGCCGAACCCAAAAACAGGTACGGTTACAATGGATGTTGCCAAAGCAGTAGCTGAGGTAAAAGCCGGTAAGATCGATTTTAAAGTGGATAAAACAGGAATTGTGCATGCTGCAATTGGGAAAGTTTCTTTCTCAGCTGATAAAATTGCGGATAATGCCAACGAACTGTTGGATACATTGGTAAAATTAAAGCCAACTGCAGCCAAGGGAGTATATGTAAAAACTATATATATGTCCAGTACCATGAGTCCTAGTGTTGCATTGGATCCAAAAGCAGTTTAA
- the rplJ gene encoding 50S ribosomal protein L10: protein MTREEKLNVIQDLTAQLGDSSTIYLADISGLNAESTSALRRACYKADIKLAVVKNTLLAKAMEASDKDFGELPSVLKGNTSLMFSDTGNAPAKLIKTFRKKSNKPLLKGAYIAEAIYVGDDQLDALESIKSKEEMVGEIIGLLQSPAKNVISGLKSGGGKLAGILKTLSER, encoded by the coding sequence ATGACAAGAGAAGAGAAATTAAATGTTATACAAGATTTAACTGCGCAGTTAGGGGATAGCTCCACTATATATTTAGCCGATATTTCCGGATTAAATGCTGAAAGTACTTCAGCTTTAAGAAGGGCTTGTTACAAGGCTGATATAAAACTTGCTGTAGTTAAGAATACCTTGCTTGCAAAAGCAATGGAGGCTTCGGATAAGGATTTCGGTGAACTTCCATCAGTGTTGAAGGGGAATACCTCTTTAATGTTTTCGGATACCGGAAATGCACCTGCAAAGCTGATCAAGACTTTTAGAAAAAAGTCTAACAAGCCTTTGTTGAAGGGAGCATATATTGCTGAAGCAATTTATGTTGGTGATGATCAATTGGATGCTTTAGAAAGCATTAAGTCTAAAGAAGAAATGGTTGGAGAAATTATTGGATTGTTACAATCCCCAGCTAAAAATGTTATTTCTGGACTTAAATCTGGCGGTGGTAAACTTGCTGGAATCCTTAAGACATTATCAGAAAGATAA
- the rpoB gene encoding DNA-directed RNA polymerase subunit beta, translated as MFTNQTERISFASAKNTPNYPDFLDIQIKSFQDFFQLETKSDERGNEGLYNTFMENFPITDTRNQFVLEFLDYFIDPPRYSIQECIERGLTYSVPLKARLKLYCTDPEHEDFETIVQDVYLGTIPYMTPSGTFVINGAERVVVSQLHRSPGVFFGQSFHANGTKLYSARVIPFKGSWIEFATDINGVMYAYIDRKKKLPVTTLFRAIGFERDKDILEIFDLSEEVKVSNAGLKKVLGRKLAARVLNTWHEDFVDEDTGEVVSIERNEIILDRDTILEKDHINEILEADVKTILLHKENNAQSDYAIIHNTLQKDPTNSEKEAVEHIYRQLRNAEPPDEETARGIIDKLFFSDQRYNLGEVGRYRMNKKLGLDIGMDKQVLTKEDIITIIKYLIELINSKAEIDDIDHLSNRRVRTVGEQLSQQFGVGLARMARTIRERMNVRDNEVFTPIDLINAKTLSSVINSFFGTNQLSQFMDQTNPLAEITHKRRLSALGPGGLSRERAGFEVRDVHYTHYGRLCPIETPEGPNIGLISSLSVFAKVNPMGFLETPYRKVDNGTVNINDFTYLSAEEEEGMKIAQANIPMDEKGTITAEKVIAREEGDFPVVDPAEIQYTDVAPNQIASISASLIPFLEHDDANRALMGSNMMRQAVPLLKPESPIVGTGLERQVASDSRVLINAEGDGVIEYVDSQKITIKYDRTEEQRLVSFEEDSKTYELVKFRKTNQGTSINLKPIVKKGYKVKKGQVLCEGYATESGELALGRNLVVAFMPWKGYNFEDAIVISEKVVREDIFTSIHVDEYALEVRDTKLGAEELTNDIPNVSEEATKDLDEYGMIRIGAEVKPGDILIGKITPKGESDPTPEEKLLRAIFGDKAGDVKDASLKASPSLRGVVIDKKLFSRSVKDKRKRSEDKEELSKLELEYEVKFQQLKDVLVEKLFTLVNGKTSQGVLNDLGEEVLPKGKKYTMKMLNAVDDFAHLVGGSWTTDKESNTMVTDLLHNYKIKLNDLQGNLRRDKFTISVGDELPAGIMKLAKVYIAKKRKLKVGDKMAGRHGNKGIVSRIVRHEDMPFLEDGTPVDIVLNPLGVPSRMNIGQIYETVLGWAGLKLGKKYATPIFDGATLDEINAYTDEAGIPRFGHTYLHDGGTGQRFDQPATVGVIYMLKLGHMVDDKMHARSIGPYSLITQQPLGGKAQFGGQRFGEMEVWALEAYGASATLREILTVKSDDVIGRAKTYEAIVKGETMPEPGLPESFNVLMHELKGLGLDIRLEE; from the coding sequence ATGTTCACAAATCAGACTGAAAGAATAAGTTTCGCATCCGCTAAGAACACGCCGAATTATCCGGATTTCTTGGACATTCAGATTAAATCATTTCAGGATTTTTTCCAACTTGAAACTAAATCTGACGAAAGGGGCAATGAAGGGTTGTACAACACCTTCATGGAAAACTTTCCAATTACAGACACAAGGAACCAGTTCGTATTAGAATTTTTAGATTATTTCATTGATCCACCGAGATATTCCATTCAAGAATGTATAGAGCGTGGACTTACTTATAGTGTTCCATTAAAAGCAAGATTAAAATTATATTGTACGGATCCCGAGCATGAGGATTTCGAGACCATTGTACAAGATGTGTACTTAGGAACTATTCCTTACATGACGCCTAGTGGTACCTTTGTTATCAATGGAGCGGAACGTGTTGTTGTTTCCCAATTACACCGTTCTCCTGGGGTTTTCTTTGGCCAATCCTTCCATGCTAACGGAACTAAATTATATTCTGCCAGGGTTATTCCTTTTAAAGGTTCCTGGATAGAATTTGCAACAGATATCAATGGTGTTATGTACGCCTATATTGATAGAAAGAAAAAATTACCGGTTACTACCCTGTTCAGAGCTATTGGTTTTGAAAGGGATAAGGATATTTTGGAGATATTCGACCTTTCTGAAGAGGTTAAGGTTTCCAATGCCGGCTTGAAAAAAGTATTGGGCCGTAAATTGGCGGCCAGAGTATTGAATACATGGCATGAGGATTTTGTGGATGAGGATACTGGCGAAGTAGTATCTATTGAAAGAAATGAGATTATCCTGGACCGTGATACTATTTTGGAAAAAGATCACATAAATGAGATTTTGGAAGCTGATGTGAAGACTATTCTTTTGCACAAAGAGAATAATGCACAAAGCGATTATGCCATTATCCATAACACCCTTCAAAAGGATCCAACGAACTCTGAAAAAGAGGCTGTTGAACATATCTATCGTCAATTGCGTAATGCTGAGCCACCCGATGAGGAAACAGCACGTGGTATTATAGATAAATTGTTCTTTTCCGATCAACGTTATAACCTTGGAGAGGTTGGACGTTATAGAATGAACAAAAAATTGGGATTGGATATTGGAATGGACAAGCAGGTCTTGACCAAGGAAGATATCATTACCATTATAAAATATTTGATCGAGTTGATCAACTCCAAAGCTGAGATCGATGATATTGATCACCTTTCCAACCGTAGGGTAAGGACTGTAGGTGAACAATTGTCCCAGCAATTTGGTGTTGGTCTGGCACGTATGGCCAGAACAATTCGTGAGCGTATGAACGTACGTGATAATGAGGTGTTTACCCCTATAGATTTGATCAATGCCAAGACCTTGTCCTCGGTAATCAACTCTTTCTTTGGTACCAACCAGTTATCACAGTTTATGGATCAAACCAATCCATTGGCCGAGATTACGCACAAAAGAAGATTATCGGCATTAGGGCCAGGTGGACTTTCCAGAGAAAGAGCAGGGTTTGAAGTACGTGACGTTCACTATACGCACTACGGTAGACTTTGTCCTATTGAAACTCCTGAAGGACCGAACATTGGATTGATATCTTCACTTTCGGTATTTGCCAAGGTTAACCCAATGGGCTTCTTGGAAACACCATATCGCAAGGTGGATAATGGTACAGTAAACATTAATGACTTTACTTATCTAAGTGCAGAAGAGGAAGAAGGAATGAAAATTGCCCAGGCAAACATTCCTATGGATGAAAAAGGTACTATAACTGCAGAGAAGGTAATTGCAAGGGAAGAAGGGGATTTCCCCGTAGTGGATCCTGCCGAAATCCAGTATACTGATGTTGCGCCTAACCAAATAGCGTCTATTTCGGCATCTTTGATTCCATTTTTGGAACATGATGATGCCAACAGGGCCTTGATGGGATCTAACATGATGCGTCAGGCAGTTCCATTATTGAAGCCGGAGTCACCTATCGTAGGTACAGGTTTGGAGCGTCAAGTAGCGTCTGATTCAAGGGTGTTGATCAATGCAGAAGGAGATGGCGTTATAGAATATGTTGATTCCCAAAAAATCACTATTAAGTACGACCGTACCGAAGAGCAAAGATTGGTAAGTTTCGAAGAGGATTCCAAAACTTATGAATTGGTGAAGTTTAGAAAAACAAACCAAGGAACAAGTATTAACCTTAAGCCAATTGTTAAAAAAGGTTACAAGGTTAAAAAAGGACAGGTACTTTGTGAAGGTTATGCAACAGAAAGTGGCGAATTGGCCTTGGGTAGAAACTTGGTCGTGGCCTTTATGCCATGGAAAGGTTATAACTTTGAGGATGCGATCGTAATTTCTGAAAAAGTAGTACGTGAGGATATCTTTACGTCTATCCACGTTGATGAGTACGCTTTGGAGGTAAGGGATACCAAATTGGGAGCTGAAGAGTTGACCAATGATATTCCTAACGTTTCTGAAGAAGCTACAAAGGATTTGGATGAATACGGTATGATCCGTATTGGAGCGGAAGTTAAGCCTGGAGATATTTTGATAGGTAAGATTACTCCAAAAGGTGAGTCCGATCCTACTCCGGAAGAAAAATTGTTACGCGCTATTTTTGGTGACAAAGCTGGTGACGTAAAAGATGCTTCCTTAAAGGCATCCCCATCTCTTAGAGGGGTTGTTATAGATAAGAAATTGTTCTCAAGATCTGTAAAGGATAAGCGTAAGCGTTCCGAGGACAAGGAAGAGCTTTCCAAATTGGAGTTGGAATACGAAGTAAAATTCCAACAGTTGAAAGATGTATTGGTCGAAAAGCTATTTACATTGGTCAACGGCAAAACTTCTCAAGGGGTATTGAACGACCTTGGGGAAGAAGTGTTGCCAAAAGGGAAGAAGTATACCATGAAAATGTTGAACGCCGTTGACGATTTTGCCCATTTGGTTGGTGGAAGTTGGACTACGGATAAGGAAAGCAATACCATGGTAACGGATCTTTTGCATAACTATAAGATAAAGTTGAACGACCTTCAGGGTAACCTTAGAAGGGACAAGTTCACTATTTCTGTAGGAGATGAATTGCCTGCCGGTATTATGAAATTGGCCAAAGTTTATATTGCTAAAAAACGTAAACTTAAGGTTGGTGATAAAATGGCGGGTCGTCACGGAAACAAAGGTATTGTTTCCAGAATCGTACGTCATGAGGACATGCCGTTCCTAGAGGATGGAACACCTGTGGATATCGTATTGAATCCGCTAGGGGTACCTTCGCGTATGAACATTGGACAGATTTATGAAACTGTTTTAGGATGGGCCGGATTAAAATTAGGGAAGAAATATGCGACCCCAATTTTTGATGGTGCTACCTTGGATGAAATCAATGCCTATACCGATGAAGCTGGAATTCCTAGATTTGGACATACCTATCTTCATGATGGTGGTACAGGTCAGCGTTTTGATCAGCCTGCGACTGTTGGAGTTATCTATATGTTGAAACTAGGACATATGGTAGACGATAAGATGCATGCTCGTTCAATTGGACCATACTCACTTATTACGCAGCAGCCATTGGGTGGTAAAGCACAATTTGGTGGACAGCGTTTTGGAGAGATGGAAGTTTGGGCGCTGGAAGCATATGGTGCCTCTGCTACACTTCGTGAAATATTGACCGTTAAATCGGATGATGTAATAGGTAGGGCCAAGACATACGAGGCGATCGTAAAAGGAGAGACCATGCCAGAACCTGGTTTGCCAGAATCTTTCAATGTATTAATGCACGAACTTAAGGGATTAGGTTTGGATATTAGATTGGAAGAATAA
- the rplL gene encoding 50S ribosomal protein L7/L12, whose protein sequence is MADLKDFAEQLVNLTVKEVNELANILKEEYGIEPAAAAVAVAAGGGAAEGGEAAEAQTEFDVILKAAGASKLAVVKLVKELTGLGLKDAKDIVDSAPKAVKEGVSKDEAEGIKKSLEEAGAEVELK, encoded by the coding sequence ATGGCAGATTTAAAAGATTTCGCAGAACAATTGGTTAACCTTACAGTAAAAGAAGTAAATGAGTTGGCTAATATATTAAAAGAAGAGTACGGTATAGAGCCTGCAGCTGCTGCAGTTGCTGTTGCTGCTGGTGGCGGTGCTGCTGAAGGTGGTGAGGCTGCTGAAGCTCAAACTGAATTCGACGTTATATTGAAAGCAGCTGGTGCTTCTAAATTAGCAGTAGTTAAATTGGTTAAGGAATTAACTGGTTTAGGATTGAAAGATGCTAAGGACATCGTTGATAGCGCACCAAAAGCCGTTAAGGAAGGTGTTTCTAAAGACGAGGCTGAAGGAATTAAAAAATCTTTGGAAGAAGCAGGAGCGGAAGTTGAGCTTAAATAA
- the rpoC gene encoding DNA-directed RNA polymerase subunit beta', producing the protein MARLKDNNTIKRFDKISIGLASPEAILAESRGEVLKPETINYRTHKPERDGLFCERIFGPVKDYECACGKYKRIRYRGIVCDRCGVEVTEKKVRRDRVGHINLVVPVAHIWYFRSLPNKIGYLLGLPSKKLDMIIYYERYVVIQPGIAKGPDGEEIQKMDFLSEEEYLNILESIPQENQYLEDTDPNKFIAKMGAECLIDLLARIDLSQLSYELRHKANTETSKQRKTEALKRLQVVEALRESQENRENRPDWMIMKVIPVIPPELRPLVPLDGGRFATSDLNDLYRRVIIRNNRLKRLVEIKAPEVILRNEKRMLQEAVDSLFDNTRKASAVKTESNRPLKSLSDSLKGKQGRFRQNLLGKRVDYSARSVIVVGPEMQLFECGLPKDMAAELYKPFVIRKLIERGIVKTVKSAKKIIDKKEPVVWDILENVLKGHPVLLNRAPTLHRLGIQAFQPKLIEGKAIRLHPLVCTAFNADFDGDQMAVHLPLGPEAILEAQLLMLASHNILNPANGSPITVPSQDMVLGLYYMTKERKSTPEVAVKGEGLTFYSYEEVVIAFNEGKLDLNAGIKVRAKDFNEAGELVNQIIPTTVGRVLFNMVVPEQAGYINEVLNKKSLRDIIGNILSVTDVPTTAEFLDKIKTMGYEFAFKGGLSFSLGDIIIPPEKHEMIADANTQVDGIMANYNMGLITNNERYNQVIDVWTSTNAMLTELAMKRIREDQQGFNSVYMMLDSGARGSKEQIRQLTGMRGLMAKPKKSTAGGGEIIENPILSNFKEGLSILEYFISTHGARKGLADTALKTADAGYLTRRLVDVSQDVIINIEDCETLRGVQVEALKKNEEIVETLGERILGRVSLHDVYDPISEELLLRAGQEIMESDVKKIEASPVEKVEVRSALTCEAQKGICGKCYGRNLSTNKMVQRGEAVGVVAAQSIGEPGTQLTLRTFHVGGIAGNISEENKLEARFGGIAEIEDLRTVSSQDGEGKKSDIVISRTSEIKVVDAKSGITLSTNNIPYGSNLFIKNGEKIEKGQVICSWDPYNGVIVSEFPGQIAYENIEQGITYQVEIDEQTGFQEKVISESRNKKLIPTLLIKNNKDEVLRSYNLPVGSHIMVDDGDKINEGKILVKIPRKSAKAGDITGGLPRVTELFEARNPSNPAVVSEIDGVVSFGKIKRGNREIIIESKLGEVKKYLVKLSNQILVQENDYVRAGMPLSDGSITPEDILAIKGPSAVQQYLVNEVQEVYRLQGVKINDKHFEVVVRQMMRKVRIEDPGDTIFLENQLVHKDDFIQENDEIFGQKVVEDAGDSENLKPGQIVSARELRDENSILKRNDKNLVTARDAVAATATPILQGITRASLQTKSFISAASFQETTKVLNEAAVSGKVDTLEGLKENVIVGHKIPAGTGMRDYENIIVGSKEEYDEIMARKEELKF; encoded by the coding sequence ATGGCTAGACTAAAAGATAATAATACCATTAAAAGGTTCGATAAAATTTCAATCGGTTTGGCATCTCCAGAAGCTATTTTGGCAGAGTCAAGAGGTGAGGTTTTGAAACCTGAAACTATTAACTATAGAACGCACAAGCCTGAGCGGGACGGTCTATTCTGTGAGCGTATTTTTGGTCCTGTAAAGGATTATGAATGTGCCTGTGGAAAATATAAAAGAATTCGTTACCGCGGTATTGTTTGTGATCGTTGTGGGGTAGAGGTAACAGAGAAAAAGGTACGTAGAGATAGGGTAGGACACATTAATTTGGTTGTTCCTGTTGCCCATATCTGGTATTTCCGTTCCTTGCCCAATAAGATTGGTTACCTATTAGGTTTGCCTTCCAAGAAATTGGATATGATTATTTACTACGAGCGTTATGTAGTAATTCAGCCAGGTATTGCCAAGGGACCCGACGGTGAGGAAATCCAAAAAATGGATTTCTTGAGCGAAGAGGAGTATTTGAATATATTGGAGTCCATTCCACAAGAGAATCAATATTTGGAAGATACTGACCCAAACAAGTTTATCGCTAAAATGGGTGCGGAATGTCTTATTGATCTTTTGGCAAGAATAGACTTGAGCCAATTGTCTTATGAATTAAGGCATAAGGCCAATACCGAAACTTCCAAACAACGTAAGACAGAGGCCCTAAAAAGACTTCAAGTAGTTGAGGCCTTGAGGGAATCACAAGAAAATAGGGAGAACAGGCCTGATTGGATGATCATGAAGGTAATTCCAGTTATTCCACCGGAATTACGTCCTTTAGTGCCATTGGATGGTGGTCGTTTTGCTACTTCGGATTTGAACGATCTTTACAGAAGGGTTATTATAAGAAACAACCGTCTTAAGAGATTGGTCGAAATTAAGGCTCCAGAGGTAATTCTTAGAAATGAGAAACGTATGCTTCAGGAGGCAGTGGATTCTTTATTTGATAACACACGTAAGGCATCTGCAGTTAAAACCGAATCAAATAGACCGTTGAAGTCACTTTCAGATTCATTGAAAGGTAAGCAAGGTCGATTCCGTCAAAACCTTTTGGGTAAACGTGTGGATTATTCCGCCCGTTCGGTAATCGTCGTTGGACCTGAAATGCAGTTGTTTGAATGTGGTTTGCCAAAAGATATGGCGGCTGAACTATACAAGCCTTTTGTAATCCGTAAATTGATTGAAAGAGGTATTGTAAAAACGGTGAAATCTGCCAAGAAGATCATAGATAAGAAAGAGCCTGTAGTTTGGGATATTCTTGAAAATGTTTTAAAAGGACATCCTGTATTATTGAACCGTGCTCCTACATTGCACAGATTGGGTATTCAAGCATTCCAGCCAAAGCTTATTGAAGGTAAGGCTATACGTTTGCATCCATTGGTATGTACTGCATTCAACGCGGATTTTGATGGGGATCAAATGGCAGTTCACTTGCCTTTGGGACCTGAGGCTATTTTGGAGGCACAACTTTTAATGTTGGCATCACATAATATTTTGAACCCTGCAAACGGTTCACCTATTACCGTACCATCACAGGATATGGTCTTGGGTCTGTATTATATGACCAAAGAAAGAAAGTCTACTCCAGAAGTAGCAGTAAAAGGAGAAGGGTTGACTTTCTATTCCTATGAAGAGGTGGTTATTGCCTTTAATGAAGGGAAATTAGATCTTAACGCGGGTATTAAGGTACGTGCCAAAGATTTTAATGAGGCTGGTGAACTGGTTAATCAGATCATTCCAACTACAGTTGGTAGGGTATTGTTTAACATGGTAGTACCAGAACAGGCAGGATACATTAACGAGGTATTGAACAAAAAGTCGCTTAGGGATATTATTGGTAATATCTTAAGTGTTACCGATGTTCCTACAACCGCGGAGTTCTTGGATAAAATAAAAACTATGGGTTATGAATTCGCTTTTAAAGGTGGATTGTCCTTTAGTTTGGGAGATATTATTATTCCGCCAGAGAAGCATGAAATGATTGCGGATGCCAATACACAGGTAGATGGTATTATGGCCAACTATAACATGGGTCTTATTACCAATAACGAACGTTACAATCAGGTAATTGACGTATGGACATCGACCAATGCAATGTTGACAGAATTGGCTATGAAACGTATTCGTGAAGATCAGCAAGGATTTAACTCTGTGTATATGATGTTGGATTCTGGTGCAAGGGGCTCCAAGGAGCAGATTCGCCAGTTGACCGGTATGCGTGGATTAATGGCGAAACCAAAGAAATCTACTGCTGGAGGTGGGGAAATTATTGAAAACCCCATTTTGTCCAACTTTAAAGAGGGTCTATCCATTCTTGAATACTTTATATCTACCCACGGTGCACGTAAGGGTCTTGCGGATACGGCGTTGAAAACGGCGGATGCGGGTTATCTAACACGTCGTTTGGTGGATGTTTCACAAGATGTAATTATCAATATTGAGGATTGTGAAACACTAAGAGGGGTTCAAGTTGAGGCTCTTAAGAAAAATGAAGAGATTGTTGAAACTTTAGGGGAACGTATCCTTGGAAGGGTTTCATTACACGATGTTTATGATCCTATTTCTGAAGAATTGCTTTTAAGGGCAGGTCAGGAAATAATGGAATCCGATGTTAAGAAGATTGAGGCATCCCCAGTTGAAAAAGTAGAGGTTCGTTCTGCCTTGACATGTGAGGCCCAGAAAGGGATCTGTGGTAAATGTTATGGACGTAACCTGTCTACCAATAAAATGGTACAACGAGGTGAGGCTGTAGGTGTAGTAGCAGCACAGTCTATCGGTGAACCAGGAACACAGTTAACGTTGCGTACTTTCCACGTGGGAGGTATTGCAGGTAACATTTCCGAGGAAAATAAATTGGAAGCCAGATTTGGTGGAATTGCAGAAATTGAAGATTTAAGGACAGTTTCCAGTCAAGACGGAGAAGGTAAAAAATCTGATATTGTAATTTCCAGGACATCTGAGATTAAGGTTGTAGATGCTAAATCTGGAATAACGTTAAGTACCAATAACATTCCTTACGGTTCTAACTTGTTCATTAAGAATGGTGAAAAAATCGAGAAAGGTCAGGTTATTTGTTCTTGGGATCCATACAACGGAGTTATTGTTTCGGAATTCCCTGGGCAGATCGCATATGAGAATATAGAACAGGGTATAACTTACCAAGTAGAGATTGATGAGCAAACAGGATTCCAAGAAAAAGTAATTTCGGAATCTAGGAACAAGAAATTGATACCTACCCTATTGATCAAGAACAATAAGGATGAAGTGTTGCGTTCTTACAACCTTCCGGTTGGATCGCACATTATGGTTGACGATGGAGATAAGATCAATGAAGGTAAAATTTTGGTCAAGATACCACGTAAATCAGCTAAGGCTGGGGATATTACGGGTGGTCTTCCAAGAGTTACCGAATTGTTCGAAGCTCGTAACCCATCTAACCCTGCTGTTGTTTCCGAGATTGATGGTGTTGTTTCCTTTGGTAAGATAAAGAGAGGTAACCGTGAGATTATCATCGAATCCAAATTGGGTGAGGTTAAGAAATACTTGGTGAAATTGTCGAATCAAATTCTTGTTCAAGAAAATGATTACGTACGTGCCGGAATGCCATTGTCCGATGGGTCGATCACTCCTGAGGATATCTTGGCAATCAAAGGACCTTCAGCTGTACAACAATACTTGGTGAACGAAGTTCAGGAAGTATATCGTTTACAAGGGGTGAAGATCAATGATAAGCACTTTGAGGTAGTAGTTCGTCAAATGATGCGTAAGGTTCGTATTGAGGATCCGGGAGACACTATTTTCTTAGAAAATCAATTGGTTCACAAGGATGATTTCATCCAGGAGAACGATGAGATTTTTGGACAGAAAGTGGTAGAGGATGCTGGTGATTCCGAAAACCTAAAACCAGGTCAGATTGTAAGTGCTCGTGAATTAAGGGATGAAAACTCGATTCTTAAACGTAATGATAAGAATTTGGTTACGGCAAGGGATGCTGTGGCAGCAACTGCTACACCTATCCTACAAGGAATTACACGTGCTTCCTTGCAGACGAAATCATTTATCTCGGCCGCTTCTTTCCAAGAGACGACCAAAGTACTTAACGAGGCTGCGGTAAGCGGTAAGGTAGATACTCTGGAAGGATTGAAAGAAAACGTAATTGTTGGTCATAAAATACCAGCAGGTACGGGAATGAGGGATTATGAAAATATCATTGTAGGCTCCAAGGAGGAATACGATGAAATCATGGCCCGAAAAGAGGAATTGAAATTCTAA